TCACAATgccttgttttctagtttgccgacgttttatttaattatataatataatatatataattttatataattatatatatgttatattatattcatgtacatagttgactcgtaattttaggtctgttacgtcgcgcattgatagttggttcaggtctcggttccggattttcgaacgtcctttcgtacgatttaatatcttatactttgcattttgcggcttgtactcttataattttgagacgtttctcatcaataaattgaaccacttggattgtatcttgtacatttgagctttttggtcatttgcgtcttcaaatagttgaatctgtcttttgtcttcaccttttattatttaaacgaatatcacttgtaaatagaacaattgcaactaaaagcttgtcttttttgaaggataatgctatgaaatatatgttcgtttttagcattatcatagatctaattggcttattggtttgaatcaaagtacatacattatcttgcagagatttagcatgcaaaactccaagcatggagctttgccaatgcaaaagggcataaccgtgagaaagtctcaaaagtcctatcacagcagatgagatgagacaaatgaaatgtatcacatatgcttcggctatatgatccattatgtattcCATGATATGTACTTTACTTGATGTTTtattagttttgagtttgacgagtcattgtcaacataatccaggtgaagtatattggattgttgttaagaatattctttagtatttgcagagtactaatgatatgttcttggtttacggtgttTTGGAAGAAGagataagtattaagttttatactgattctagttttcaaactgatcaagatgattctcgatccagtcacgttgtttctttgtcatgatgggcaagacaattgattggaagagctctaggcagatcactattgaacaatctacaataaaagcagaatacattgttgactgagaagctgctcagaaagctgtctggataaggaagtttgttgttatactcagagtagtacacaacatttaatcttctataatatgtactgtgatagttcgagtgttaatatacttttgaaagaatcacatgtacataaaagtatctggcacattcttcaaaagcttgactacattcattaagtcattaagagaaatgatattagtattcttaaatgttcatacaaatgataatgtggctgccccgttcatgaagcccatgatgcacaacaagcatgatgatcattctagtaatactggatttcgttatgctgctgatctttctcatttgtaatttagtatttggatattttttggaatattaagcagttttatattaatgaattgatatatagttggtatgatcgttttcatttatatcattgtgttctatattagcatgtttaatccatgaataattgttgattattcaaaatctccataatcggtcatgttatgggaataacatgaattaagattaatgtgaaattttagttatattcattgatgatgaatagttaacttgttgagactaagattcatatgtattcattgatgatgaatattggaatgacccaaccatgagatgtcactacatagaTCGTTGTCAGTagtaaatcttttagtgattatgtttttgtgtccttagacttgagatgcacgcccgtcttgatgagtgtagcattgtattttgatatgaTTAAACGCTGtcatgaataaggctgttataaaggccattattgggtataatgtaaatctcgtgatagacacgtgtatgcaatataggatttgttcctctaaaatgtttggagttagatactttttgagctcctcgatgaatgaataagatatttgcgtggccgcacccagatgtaactaaaatgatacttaattaatttggtgatctaattcagttctaagatcgagaaacaaaatcgttaaacaaatgagaatgaccgatgatccataccTCAAGTTTAacaaaagtatctgaaacaaaaggacgaatgacatttaaaacttatcataaacagtttcgagaaactaccctcacgtgaatttggggacaatgacgtgttgctagacgcttaccattgtttgtatagttacttggtgttgtgccatgcacaagtgggagtctgtaggattaatgtgcaaggtacaacatataactatatggccaacttcatttgagccttcggggtcacacacatatacaccgagacgtcaaataaaatatatatatgatgtatatatattactcaagtaacaaaataagttaaaatatttaattatttgGAATCaatattaattcatttactattcatatgaatagtaaatcaaaattaattcatttactattcatataaatagtaaatgaaacgaaattaattaatttactatttacatgaaagcgatagaaattattaattataagttacataacatacccctaaaatatttgagaaatacgactttttaaaaccaaatcaaacgaaatatgatattatagacaaagaaatcgaaaacaatatattcttttgatttgctttttgctaccaaacaaacggagtatatcatatattcatatatatatataatcgttgggttatgagatcagtaagagagaagagagaaaaaataACATTTTGTTTTGCTTTCCTTTGATAAATCTCAACATACACATACGGAGTATTATCGattaatgtattaatataattggattatattaatacgatatttgagtttggactagcatccattgacggtcgtttgaagtgtagtgtggactattcaaagagacggtcatacttttgatcgtaagtttctctccgtctcatcaatttctctaagaaaggtatatcgttaactcctcttttgttttatattcatgataattattatggtgtaattgtatcattgggaaagattaatcgtgtgcatgttttattaaataagtgattatttaatcttgtaataggtttatataataataaaagaatatttttaactatccgctgcattAATCTGACTAAAAGTATACACGATTTTCCAACGGTATATATATCTTCATAGAAGTTATATACTCCGTAATAACTTATTAGCACttgttaaaatttattaaataGAATTTAGGGGAAAGAGATGTCCTTAAATGTAAGATTTATTGGTAAACGCAAACGTGTTAATTTAGTGGAGTATAGAGTATCTTATTTTCACAATTTTTGATTGTACAATTAGATCTTTATAAATTTGATTATGTACCCCACAAATTTATTTCTAAATTTATTTATCAGTAATTTTTCATGGTTAAACATTTTATTAACTTTATGTATGAAATTAaaaggggaaaaaaaaaaaaaaaaaaggaaactgAAGAACCAAAGAATCAAATTACAAGGTCTACTATCTCGATCCTAATAAAAAAGACACAGTTATTATTTTATATGAAATAAATATTGATTTAGACTTAATTTTTAGAATTATTCAAAACTGACCATCTATTACGgagtataaaataataaaaataaaatttcatTATGTATATTGTACTTGTAataattttaaaactaaatttcAATTTACAAAAGTAAATATTATGATTAATTGATTGCAAAATATGATTGTGTCAAAGATATTTATCAATTACTCCGTATATGTTTTTTATACAATACACTTACAATTAATTAAAATGGAATGGAGTGCTTTTAATAActtaatttattttaaaaatagtttatattatttatattattttatatacattaaattaattaattcaaattagAACCCAAAGTCAATTGCTTCTCCCAACTAACAACCCTCCCTAAATTAATTCCGAATTCTATCTCTATCTATCTTCATCACCCCCAAATCATCTTACCATCTAATTTGAAACACCCAAAATCTACAACCAAATTCACAAAATTACACTACCATAAACTTCAATTTCATTAATTCCAACATCAATTTTACTAAATTCCaccaaaatttcttcaaaataaCTAAAAATGGGGTGCTCTGCTTCTCGTTCTTCACCACAATTTCTTACCACCATCACTACCACCGTCACCGACCACCAAAACCCACCTTCAGATTCATCAAATTCGACACCTTCACCACACCATTTTTGCTCACCATTCTCAGATCACTATTATATTTCTTCATCTTCACAAACCCCTGTTTCAAGAACTATGTCTTTACCCACCCCATTAATTCACCACCCACCCATTCATAAAGGTGATTCAAATCACTTTGTATCTCTAACATCCACTACTTACGGTTCCCTCATCATCGCCGACGCCGGCGCCGGAGCCGGCGTCGGTGCCACCGACAAAAATCTTGAAGATTACCCTGTTTCTTCACCAGACTCTGTTATTAACACATGGGAGCTTATGGAAGGTTTAGATGAAGAAGAATATGATTTGTTGGATCAAAAGATTGAAACTTTGAAGAAACCCAATTTGTATAATCGAAAAATAACTAATGGGtctaaagaaaagatcgaaaaagattACGTTTCGTTCGGGTTAGGTGGTCCATATGAATTGGTGGAGTATTCGGATACTAAGCCGTTATGGAAGCACTTATCTGAAGAATCATTGTTATCGAAATTAGATTCGAATTTGGTTTCGAGTTATAATAAAGCATTGTCCTCTAAGCATTGCGAAAGATCGAAACCTGTTAAAAATCCTGTTGGTGAAATAATTGATGAAAAAAAGGGTTGTTGGTTGTCTGGTTGTGAAGATAGAGTTGTGCTGTATTATACAAGTTTGAGAGGAATTAGAAAGACATACGAAGATTGTTGCGAAATTCGAATGATTTTGAAAGGGTTTCGTGTGTTTATTGACGAAAGGGATATATCGATGGATTCAAATTTTAGAAAGGAGTTACAAAGTGTGTTTAATGGAAATGGGTTCAGTTTGCCACAAGTGTTTATTAGGGGAAAACATATTGGTGGTGCAGATGAGATTAAACAACTTCATGAAGATGGGGTATTGTTCAAGTATATGAAAGGGTTTCCTGTTATCGATCCTGGATTTGTTTGTGATAATTGTGGGGACGTTCGATTTGTTCCTTGTTTGAATTGCAATGGAAGTAGGAAGGTTTTTGAAGAAGATGAAGGGAGATCGATTAGGTGCCCGAATTGCAATGAGAATGGATTGATCAGGTGCGCCGCTTGTTGTTCTTGATTGATTCGTTGCATACGATCACACACGTACATATTTTGTTTGGTCTATTTAGTgattattttataattatgattactattactattatgattataatCATGTTGCACAATTGGTGCAATTGGTATTTATGTTATTGAAACTTGATATTTGTTGATCTTCAAGTAATAAGAAGATACTAATTATTTAAGCCGAAAGTTATTACTATTTATGCCCATTCTGTTTTCTTGATTTGGAGTACAAGTATGCATCAATATAAGGCATTCTATTGTTTTAACGTAGCCTTCTTTATATCAATAGAACGTCTAAAAAGTGTGTTACTTTGATGACGGTGTGATATATGATTGTAAGATCTgcaattgtatttttttatttttattataaattctTACGCTTTCAAGTTAAGGTATGTTTGTTGCAAAATGATAAGTACCTTAGTCATGGCACGCGTCATGGTGCAAAATTAGATGCACTGCAAAGAAAATGGCATGCGTTATGGAACAAACGTGGAACAGGGCAACTGTTTTTTGACACGGCAAAAGGGCATAACTCTACTTGTCGGATAATCCAAGTGATATAAGTTTTGTTATACAACGAACAAGAAAATGCAGTATTCATCATCTGTTTCCTCTTAACAAGTTTTTAGTATTTACGTTTACTTGGTACTATATCATTATTTAGTAGTAGTAACAATTAAAGTAGTTTACGCCCATATGTTTCTCATTCTGACTAAAGATACACGAATACACGGTGTACTGGATCTAATGGAGGTCTTTAGGTGTGAAATGTATGGATGTAAGAGTTTTTTCATCTCAAAAGTAGGATGATTTGGTGCCATCAAAACCAAATTACAACTTGTTTTGAGTTCTGGAACCGATAATGATATTCAAGCCCTAACCCTGGGTGGGACTGCATTTCTGTAACTGTAAGACAGGGCTTCTGGACCTTGTGCACTTGGTGGTGAACAGGCCTTAGACTTTAACTTGTGTGACAAACTCTGGTTTGAATCCACCTGTAACTGTTAACAGAGATCATCtagttgtttaaaaaaaaaaaaaaaaattcaagttgTTTAAAGAACGATCCAGTAGAATAATTATTCGAATTATAGTTATCTCCCAAGATAGCTCAGTGGTTATAGTCTTGGTATCCTTGCAAAAGGTCGTATTTTTAAACCTTACTGGCAGCATATCTTGAAAAAGGTTGGAAACAATCACCGGATAACTTGGTTAGATCGCGTACGTGTGAGTAAAAAGAACCTATTAGTTTTAAGAAGAAAAATTATCTGTTACCGCCTGTATAACTATTTAACTTGATGTTGCAAAAACATAGTTTAAGGAATTCCATAATAACAAGTTTTTTTACAGCCAATGGTTAGAAAAATGAAATAAAGCAAAAACAAAGAAATCTAAGTCCTAGTAAACCATAAACTCAAGTCCAATATACAAGATTTTGGTTTAGACTGGTGTACCAAACCAAATGCTTAACACATGATTCAAACTGCAAACCATAAGAGTTTAAAGTTTAAACACAAGAATTTGCAAAAAGAATCATCAATCAAATTGAAACACACAAATCATATGTCCATACTTTCATGGTGTTAATTAACTCAACATCAACAGATCAGTTAATCAAATGAGTTACTCATCACACTATTTATCAAACATAAAAAATATTACTGAAAATTACAAAACAACATACAAATAATCGAGTAGCCCCCGAAAAATCccatttttttttttgttcatcTACCCTCCGATTTCACCAACTGTGAAAACACCTTGCTCATCGAAACACCTgaaatatcatcatcatcagtagACATTTCAAAATTCGAACTCAtgttatcatcatctttatc
This genomic stretch from Rutidosis leptorrhynchoides isolate AG116_Rl617_1_P2 chromosome 11, CSIRO_AGI_Rlap_v1, whole genome shotgun sequence harbors:
- the LOC139877104 gene encoding uncharacterized protein At5g39865; translation: MGCSASRSSPQFLTTITTTVTDHQNPPSDSSNSTPSPHHFCSPFSDHYYISSSSQTPVSRTMSLPTPLIHHPPIHKGDSNHFVSLTSTTYGSLIIADAGAGAGVGATDKNLEDYPVSSPDSVINTWELMEGLDEEEYDLLDQKIETLKKPNLYNRKITNGSKEKIEKDYVSFGLGGPYELVEYSDTKPLWKHLSEESLLSKLDSNLVSSYNKALSSKHCERSKPVKNPVGEIIDEKKGCWLSGCEDRVVLYYTSLRGIRKTYEDCCEIRMILKGFRVFIDERDISMDSNFRKELQSVFNGNGFSLPQVFIRGKHIGGADEIKQLHEDGVLFKYMKGFPVIDPGFVCDNCGDVRFVPCLNCNGSRKVFEEDEGRSIRCPNCNENGLIRCAACCS